In Lacrimispora indolis DSM 755, a genomic segment contains:
- a CDS encoding ABC transporter substrate-binding protein, whose amino-acid sequence MKKTVTRVLSLVLCMAVLSGCTAKTASTETTAPGTEAAAAETAPEAGKEEETTPAAGETKTIIDHGGNEVVIPADIERVAIASLWPLPSVYVLYQGSGAKLVGMHPASKSAAEHSLLMKVAPELKDVDTSFVQGGEINVEELIKLKPDVIFCNANNAKERDVLLKTGIPVVGFSTSIAGFNTVETVNKWVELLGEVFDEPDKVAGITEYGREVAADIEKRLKDVKEEDKPKVMMIYHYKDGVFQTSGNQFFGQYWCDATGAVSVSKDIPGSGVDLTMEQIYEWDPDIIYVTNFSPYLPQDFYDNSIEGFDWSPVKAVREHKVYKFPLGMYRWFPPSSDSSLCLYWMAQKNHPEAFADLDLNQTIKDFYLKFYNVELTDEEVEGMFNPPREAADGV is encoded by the coding sequence ATGAAAAAGACAGTAACGCGTGTATTAAGCCTGGTTCTGTGTATGGCCGTATTATCCGGCTGCACGGCCAAGACGGCTTCCACAGAGACTACGGCACCAGGCACAGAGGCGGCCGCAGCAGAAACCGCACCCGAGGCAGGGAAAGAAGAGGAAACCACACCGGCAGCCGGAGAGACCAAAACGATCATTGACCATGGCGGCAACGAAGTGGTGATACCTGCTGATATTGAACGTGTGGCAATTGCATCCTTGTGGCCGCTGCCATCGGTTTATGTATTGTATCAGGGTTCAGGAGCCAAGCTGGTGGGCATGCATCCGGCTTCTAAAAGTGCGGCAGAACATTCTCTTTTAATGAAGGTGGCTCCGGAGTTAAAGGATGTGGATACTTCCTTTGTTCAGGGCGGCGAGATCAATGTGGAAGAACTCATTAAACTGAAGCCGGATGTGATCTTTTGCAACGCCAACAATGCAAAAGAAAGGGACGTGCTGTTAAAGACCGGTATTCCGGTGGTTGGCTTCAGCACTTCCATAGCCGGGTTTAATACGGTGGAAACTGTAAACAAATGGGTTGAGCTGCTGGGAGAAGTATTTGATGAGCCGGATAAAGTGGCTGGTATTACGGAATACGGACGTGAAGTGGCCGCTGATATTGAAAAGCGATTAAAAGACGTAAAAGAGGAAGACAAGCCCAAGGTGATGATGATCTATCATTATAAAGACGGGGTGTTCCAGACCTCCGGCAACCAGTTCTTCGGACAGTACTGGTGCGATGCCACAGGAGCGGTCAGCGTATCAAAGGATATTCCAGGATCAGGCGTGGATTTAACCATGGAGCAGATCTATGAGTGGGATCCGGATATTATCTACGTAACAAACTTCAGCCCATACCTGCCTCAGGATTTCTATGACAACAGCATTGAAGGGTTTGACTGGAGTCCGGTTAAGGCCGTACGGGAACACAAGGTTTATAAATTCCCTCTGGGAATGTACCGCTGGTTCCCGCCGTCCTCTGACTCTTCCTTGTGCCTTTACTGGATGGCCCAGAAAAATCACCCGGAAGCTTTTGCAGATCTTGATTTGAACCAGACAATTAAAGATTTTTATCTGAAGTTTTATAATGTGGAGCTGACGGATGAAGAGGTGGAAGGCATGTTCAATCCTCCCCGTGAAGCAGCGGACGGAGTATAA
- a CDS encoding FecCD family ABC transporter permease has protein sequence MLMKRYGAGIRILLILAPVLTALICLGIGRYSFNLIDICKLLYTYAVSGKETIEPQAYSVVFNIRLPRIILAVLCGAGLAVSGAAFQPLFSNALATPDTLGVAQGACFGAAMALLFSDSLLWVQLVALVFGLIAIMLTYSISKVKGQSSTFMIILAGIAVSSLFTSLVSLVKYVADPESQLPTITYWLLGSMAGITYKSLAIGGPLICGGILMIYLLRWRLNILSMSEDEARSMGIDLKKLRIIIILAAALITASCASMCGRIEWVGLLIPHGVRMLFGSNNERVIPASISLGAVFMLVMDTTARAATTAEIPLSILTAVIGAPVFILLLRKTGGGWL, from the coding sequence ATGTTGATGAAACGATATGGAGCCGGAATCAGGATCTTACTGATCCTGGCTCCGGTATTAACGGCCCTGATCTGTCTGGGCATCGGACGCTATTCTTTTAACCTGATTGACATTTGTAAGCTGTTATATACCTATGCTGTTTCCGGAAAGGAGACAATTGAGCCCCAGGCATACAGTGTTGTATTCAATATCCGGCTGCCGAGGATCATTCTGGCGGTTCTTTGCGGAGCGGGCCTGGCTGTCTCAGGAGCGGCATTTCAGCCCTTATTTTCCAATGCGCTGGCGACTCCCGACACCCTGGGTGTGGCACAGGGAGCATGTTTCGGTGCGGCAATGGCCCTTTTATTTTCAGACAGCCTTTTATGGGTTCAGCTGGTGGCCCTGGTATTTGGCCTGATTGCCATTATGCTCACTTATTCCATCAGCAAGGTCAAAGGTCAATCTTCCACATTTATGATCATTCTGGCGGGAATTGCGGTTTCTTCTCTTTTTACTTCTCTGGTATCGCTGGTTAAATACGTGGCTGATCCGGAGTCTCAGCTGCCGACAATTACCTACTGGCTGCTGGGAAGTATGGCCGGAATTACCTACAAGAGTCTGGCCATTGGCGGTCCCCTGATCTGCGGCGGGATATTGATGATCTATCTGCTGCGCTGGCGGCTGAATATTCTGTCAATGTCTGAGGATGAGGCAAGATCCATGGGAATTGACTTAAAAAAGCTTCGCATCATCATTATTCTGGCAGCGGCATTGATTACGGCTTCCTGTGCCTCCATGTGCGGACGGATTGAGTGGGTGGGACTGTTAATTCCCCATGGGGTCCGGATGCTGTTTGGAAGCAATAATGAACGGGTCATTCCGGCCAGCATCAGCCTGGGCGCAGTATTTATGCTGGTTATGGATACCACTGCCAGGGCTGCGACCACTGCTGAAATTCCCTTGTCAATCCTGACAGCAGTCATCGGAGCGCCGGTATTTATTCTATTGCTGAGAAAGACAGGAGGAGGATGGCTGTGA
- a CDS encoding ABC transporter ATP-binding protein has protein sequence MAVIFEVKKGCFGYKAGEEILKEITFRLQDGEVLAVLGPNGVGKTTLLRNMMGLLKWKSGGSYLDGTCLANMPVKDIWQTIAYVPQAKASLFSYTVEEMVLLGRSAHIGNFSRPKKADVEIADEAIRSVGIDYLRGKLVSRISGGELQMVLIARALTAKPRMLVLDEPESNLDFKNQLIILDTIRRLADEKNISCIFNTHYPAHALKISDKALILNRSGKSIFGKVDDVVTKEHMEEAFGVKVLISEIEEEGHRFKSVTALALT, from the coding sequence ATGGCTGTGATTTTTGAAGTGAAGAAAGGATGCTTTGGATATAAGGCGGGGGAAGAAATATTAAAAGAAATTACATTCCGGCTTCAGGATGGAGAGGTTCTGGCAGTCCTGGGGCCTAACGGTGTGGGAAAAACCACACTGCTTCGAAATATGATGGGTCTGCTGAAATGGAAATCAGGGGGAAGCTATCTGGATGGAACATGTCTGGCAAATATGCCTGTAAAAGATATCTGGCAGACCATTGCATATGTCCCTCAGGCAAAAGCATCCCTTTTTTCCTATACGGTGGAAGAGATGGTTTTACTGGGGCGCAGTGCCCACATCGGGAACTTCAGCCGCCCTAAAAAGGCGGATGTGGAAATTGCCGACGAGGCGATCCGGAGTGTGGGAATTGATTATTTAAGAGGAAAGCTGGTGAGCCGGATCAGCGGCGGAGAGCTGCAGATGGTTTTAATTGCCAGGGCCTTAACTGCCAAGCCCCGGATGCTGGTGCTGGATGAGCCGGAAAGCAATCTGGACTTTAAAAACCAGCTGATTATTCTGGATACCATCCGGCGGCTGGCGGATGAAAAGAACATATCCTGTATTTTTAATACCCATTATCCGGCACATGCGCTGAAGATCTCTGATAAGGCGCTGATTTTGAACCGCAGCGGGAAAAGCATATTCGGCAAAGTGGATGATGTGGTGACAAAGGAACATATGGAAGAGGCATTTGGCGTAAAAGTCCTGATCAGTGAAATAGAAGAGGAAGGCCACCGCTTTAAATCCGTAACAGCCCTGGCGTTAACGTAA